A genome region from Cyprinus carpio isolate SPL01 chromosome B23, ASM1834038v1, whole genome shotgun sequence includes the following:
- the LOC109063358 gene encoding CD63 antigen-like: MAVEGGAKCIKYMLFFFNFIFWLCGLALIVVGVLAKLSINTMAFLKGYSGSPLVLIVVGVIIFFIAFFGCCGAWKENQCMITMFAVILSLIVITEIGAAIAGYVFRGNLTDLLNKGFDDMITGYNVTEKRETLDNIQEQFKCCGKNSSSDWKSSKFFDSNSVPDSCCKNVTKGCGKGALQETSKINTDGCQPILDKFLKQNFLWIAVAALVIAFVQITGIVLACILMRAIRSGYEVM; encoded by the exons CTGTGTGGCCTGGCCTTAATAGTTGTGGGGGTATTGGCTAAACTTTCTATCAACACCATGGCCTTCCTCAAAGGATACTCTGGGTCTCCTCTAGTGCTCATAGTGGTGGGAGTCATCATCTTCTTCATCGCATTCTTTGGCTGCTGTGGTGCCTGGAAGGAGAATCAGTGCATGATCACAATG TTTGCTGTTATTCTCTCCCTCATCGTCATCACTGAAATCGGAGCTGCCATCGCTGGATATGTCTTCCGTGGGAAC CTGACTGACCTGCTGAATAAAGGATTTGACGACATGATTACAGGATACAATGTAACGGAAAAACGCGAAACCCTTGATAATATACAAGAACAG TTCAAGTGCTGTGGAAAAAACTCCTCTAGTGATTGGAAGAGCTCAAAATTCTTCGATTCCAATTCAGTCCCAGATTCCTGCTGTAAAAATGTCACCAAGGGTTGTGGTAAAGGAGCTCTCCAAGAAACCAGCAAAATCAACACTGAT GGATGTCAGCCCATTTTGGACAAATTTCTAAAGCAAAATTTCCTGTGGATCGCTGTGGCAGCTCTGGTCATTGCATTTGTGCAG atcACGGGCATTGTGTTGGCCTGCATTCTGATGCGAGCCATCCGCAGTGGCTATGAGGTCATGTGA
- the LOC109063357 gene encoding LETM1 domain-containing protein 1-like — translation MALSYRGVCRGASLILLYGKRPVGVKASLCTPRLASTKSSLWFVRHYSPSQARSGIGRSVVSGLKWANEKYERFLQRRFPRFYVIYHTFMRGFRLLFQDGKEVRRIVSRMLSERIEHQNLPYRDMEKIRQVRKDLIKAIPLVILSIPPFANYVVFILMYLYPRQLLIRHFWTPQQLVEFRGVYHAQRAQHHWAIVKGMESTSTSVQDTRLKSRLTELCSKVRSGVHPVVSDVHAVRTLFSGPPLGIKRMYADQMRHLCALLFLTPRLPGFWIGRRLNSHAFELMQLDRAIVRLGLHQLNDTELREACYVRGLNPDRLSSGQCREWLTQWLQFSTHLKESETSLYLHCMVLLTVNFPKHPRH, via the exons ATGGCGCTGTCCTATAGAGGGGTATGCCGCGGGGCTTCATTGATCTTACTGTACGGAAAACGACCTGTCGGGGTTAAAGCAAGTCTCTGCACACCTAGACTGGCTTCCACAAAATCCAG tttgtggTTTGTTAGACACTACTCTCCTTCACAAGCGAGGAGTGGGATTGGTCGAAGCGTTGTGTCCGGCCTGAAATGGGCCAATGAGAAATATGAGAGATTCCTGCAACGTCGCTTTCCAAGATTTTACGTCATTTATCACACTTTTATGAGAG GTTTCCGGCTCCTGTTTCAAGATGGTAAAGAAGTGAGAAGAATCGTGTCCCGCATGCTCAGTGAAAGAATAGAGCACCAGAATTTGCCTTACCGTGACATGGAGAAAATCAGGCAG GTCCGCAAGGACTTAATCAAAGCCATTCCATTGGTCATCTTATCAATACCTCCTTTTGCCAACTATGTGGTCTTCATCCTTAT GTACCTCTATCCTCGTCAGCTTCTGATCCGGCACTTCTGGACCCCACAGCAGTTGGTGGAGTTTCGGGGGGTGTATCATGCCCAGAGAGCCCAGCACCACTGGGCTATAGTCAAAGGGATGGAGAGCACTTCAACATCGGTCCAAGATACCCGACTCAAAAGCCGCCTTACAGAGCTCTGCAGTAAG GTCCGAAGTGGAGTCCATCCTGTGGTGTCTGATGTCCATGCAGTGAGAACTTTGTTCTCTGGACCTCCCTTGGGTATCAAGAGAATGTATGCAGATCAGATG aGACACCTCTGTGCATTGCTCTTTCTGACGCCCCGCCTCCCAGGCTTCTGGATTGGTCGACGTTTGAACAGCCACGCCTTTGAACTCATGCAGCTTGACCGTGCCATTGTTCGATTAGGCTTGCATCAGTTAAACGACACAGAGCtcagagag GCATGTTACGTGAGAGGTCTGAATCCAGACCGCCTGAGTTCAGGACAGTGCCGGGAATGGCTCACACAGTGGTTGCAGTTCTCAACACACCTTAAAG AGTCTGAGACCTCTCTCTATCTGCACTGTATGGTCCTGCTAACTGTAAACTTCCCTAAACACCCACGTCACTGA
- the LOC109063359 gene encoding gametocyte-specific factor 1-like isoform X1: MATVRFGSSVGPSGVNSENQQQGWNEETASGEDDASDPNRIVQCPYDKNHQIRASRFPFHVLKCRKNHPKLASELKTCPFNARHLIPKHELSHHIANCEDKRTLNAEDGNVELLEKFQVPVNTWANPSPNEDWETETDDNAAKFVWGESNNQLSQNKPEPSTTISLSDGLRAPRTLPWKLYF; the protein is encoded by the exons ATGGCCACTGTTAGATTCGGGAGTAGTGTCGGTCCGTCTGGAGTAAACTCTGAAAATCAGCAGCAAGGCTGGAATGAAGAGACCG CTTCTGGTGAAGATGACGCCAGTGACCCCAACAGGATTGTGCAGTGCCCATATGACAAAAACCACCAGATCAGAGCCTCTCGCTTCCCTTTTCATGTTCTTAAGTGCAGGAAG AACCACCCCAAACTGGCCAGTGAACTGAAGACCTGCCCCTTCAATGCCAGGCACTTGATTCCCAAGCATGAGTTGTCTCATCACATCGCAAACTGTGAAGACAAGAGGACACTAAATGCTGAAGATG GAAATGTAGAGCTGCTGGAGAAGTTCCAGGTGCCTGTTAACACCTGGGCAAACCCTTCCCCCAATGAGGACTGGGAAACAG AGACTGATGATAATGCTGCTAAGTTTGTCTGGGGTGAATCCAACAATCAGCTTTCCCAAAACAA GCCAGAGCCATCTACCACCATCAGTTTATCCGATGGACTTCGGGCACCACGGACTCTTCCATGGAAACTAT
- the LOC109063359 gene encoding gametocyte-specific factor 1-like isoform X2, with protein MATVRFGSSVGPSGVNSENQQQGWNEETASGEDDASDPNRIVQCPYDKNHQIRASRFPFHVLKCRKNHPKLASELKTCPFNARHLIPKHELSHHIANCEDKRTLNAEDGNVELLEKFQVPVNTWANPSPNEDWETETDDNAAKFVWGESNNQLSQNKPEPSTTISLSDGLRAPRTLPWKL; from the exons ATGGCCACTGTTAGATTCGGGAGTAGTGTCGGTCCGTCTGGAGTAAACTCTGAAAATCAGCAGCAAGGCTGGAATGAAGAGACCG CTTCTGGTGAAGATGACGCCAGTGACCCCAACAGGATTGTGCAGTGCCCATATGACAAAAACCACCAGATCAGAGCCTCTCGCTTCCCTTTTCATGTTCTTAAGTGCAGGAAG AACCACCCCAAACTGGCCAGTGAACTGAAGACCTGCCCCTTCAATGCCAGGCACTTGATTCCCAAGCATGAGTTGTCTCATCACATCGCAAACTGTGAAGACAAGAGGACACTAAATGCTGAAGATG GAAATGTAGAGCTGCTGGAGAAGTTCCAGGTGCCTGTTAACACCTGGGCAAACCCTTCCCCCAATGAGGACTGGGAAACAG AGACTGATGATAATGCTGCTAAGTTTGTCTGGGGTGAATCCAACAATCAGCTTTCCCAAAACAA GCCAGAGCCATCTACCACCATCAGTTTATCCGATGGACTTCGGGCACCACGGACTCTTCCATGGAAACTAT GA